Proteins from a single region of Actinomycetota bacterium:
- a CDS encoding ABC transporter substrate-binding protein encodes MRTAKVFRAACLALGLALLAAGCTGPQQDARSNGVRGGTLRVLSADDITGLDTAINYTPNGLAIARAYARTLYGYNLAGPPAQATVPVPDIASGPPQLSADQRTYTFRLRAGVRYAPPVNREVTARDFITAIQRLYDKGFPSPGQPYSNLIAGA; translated from the coding sequence ATGCGAACCGCCAAGGTGTTCCGGGCGGCCTGCCTCGCGCTTGGGCTTGCGCTCCTCGCGGCGGGCTGCACCGGGCCGCAACAGGACGCCCGCAGCAACGGCGTGCGCGGCGGGACGCTGCGGGTGCTCAGCGCCGACGACATCACCGGGCTGGACACGGCCATCAACTACACCCCGAACGGCCTCGCGATCGCGCGCGCCTACGCCCGGACCCTGTACGGCTACAACCTCGCCGGGCCGCCCGCACAGGCGACCGTCCCGGTCCCCGACATCGCCAGCGGCCCACCCCAGCTCTCGGCCGACCAGCGCACCTACACCTTCCGGCTACGCGCCGGGGTCCGCTACGCCCCACCGGTCAACCGCGAGGTCACCGCCCGAGACTTCATCACCGCCATCCAGCGGCTCTACGACAAGGGGTTCCCCTCACCCGGACAGCCGTACTCGAACCTCATCGCCGGGGCCAA